The sequence ACCGAAGCTCGGTGTCGATTCAGCCGCGTCGCGGAAGGGACCGTAGAAGGCGGAGGCGTACTTCGCGGCGTAAGAGATGATCGGCGTCTGGGTGAACCCGGCCTCGTCCAGCGCGCGCCGGATCACCTTCACCCGGCCGTCCATCATGTCCGACGGCGCAACGGCGTCGGCTCCGGCCGCGGCCTGGGAGACGGCGGTCCGGGCCAGCAACTCCAGCGTCGGGTCGTTGGCGACCTCGCCGTCGATCAGGATGCCGCAGTGGCCGTGGTCGGTGTACTCGCAGTTGCAGACGTCGGTGATGACCACGAGATCGCGATCGACCGCCTTGATCGCCCGCACCGCTTCCTGCACGACGCCGTGCTCGTCGTAGGCGCCGCTGGCAACAGCATCCTTCGTCTCCGGAATGCCGAAGAGCAGCACCGCGCCGATGCCGTGCCGTCGCAGATCCTCCACCTCGGCCGGGAGTTGATCGACGCTGATCTGGTCAACCCCCGGCATCGAGGGCACCGGGCGGCGCACTCCACGCCCGTAGGTGATGAAGAGGGGATAAATGAAGTCGTCCGCCGACAGGCGCGTCTCGCGCACCAGGCGCCGCAGGCCCTCCGTCCGGCGCAACCGGCGGAAGCGGCGGAACGACAGGTCGCTCGGATCGGGCAGGCTCATGCGCGGCTCCTCTCTGCATCGGCCACTAGCGCGGCAACCAGTCCGGGAATCGTGTGTTCCTCGGCGACCAGATCCACCCGCAGGCCCACCTCGCGCGCGGTCGCGGCGGTGATCGGGCCGATGCAGGCAACCCGCGCGCGGTTGATGAGGTCGACCCGCCCGGACGCGAGCGCCACGAGGTTACGCGCCGTCGAGGAACTGGTCAGCGTCACGACGTCGATCTCCCCCGCCTCCAGCGCGCGCAGCCCCGGCGCGTCGGGCGGGATCTCGGTCCGGTAGGCGACGACGACGTCGACCGTGGCGCCCACCGAGCGAAGGCCGTTCGGCAGGACATCCCGCGCGTGCTCGGCGCGCGGCAGCAGCACCCGCTGCCCGGCGACGCCGCGCGTGATCAGCCCCTCCAGCAGCGCCTCGGCGACGAACCGGTCCGGCACGTAGTCAACGCGCACCCCTCGCGCACGCAGGCGCTCGGCCGTCGCCGTCCCGATCGCCGCCACGCGCGTTGCCTCGAACGCCCGGGCGTCCAGACCCAGCGCATCGAGCCGGGCGAACACCGCCTCAACCGTGTTGCTGCTGGTGAACAGCACCCAGTCGTACTCGGGCAACCGCCGCAGCGCGTCATCCAGCGGGGCAACATCATCCGGCGGGACGATCTGGATCACCGCCACCTCGACCGGCTCCGCCCCTGCGGCCCGCAGGCGGGCGCTCAGATCGCCCGCCTGACCGGCAGCGCGAGTGACGAGCACCCGCAGCCCTGCCAGAGGGCCGCACGCGGACTCCGCCGGGATGACACCGCCTTCCATGACCGTCCTCACACCGGCAACGGGTCGGCGCCCGCCAGCGAGCGCTGCACCTCAACCGCCAGCGCCCCGGCACGGGTCTCCGCCTCGGCGGCCGGGAGCGTCCAGGTCGACAGGCGCACTCGAGTCATCGCCTCATCACCCAGCATGACCCGCAGCGTCACCGTGTCGCCGCTGACCGTGGCGTGGGCGCCAATCGGGGAACGGCAGCCTCCGCCGAGCGCGCGCAGGAACGACCGCTCGGTCCGCGCCGCGAGTGCCGCGGCGGGGTCGTTGAGTGCGGCCAGCATCTCGTTCACCGCCGGATCGTCCGCGCGGCACTCGATCGCCAGCGCTCCCTGGCCCGGCGCCGGGACGAAGTCGTCCAGTGACAGGAACTCGGTGATGTGCTCCTGCCAGCCCATGCGCAGCAGCCCGGCTGCTGCCAGGATCGCCGCGTCAACCTCGCCCTCGCGCACCTTGCGCAGGCGGGTATCGAGGTTCCCTCTAAGGTCGACCGCCTCAAGATCTGGCCGCAGGCGCCGTAAGGCGACCAGCCGCCGGCGGGAACTGGTCCCGACGCGCGCGCCCGGAGGCAGGTCGGCCAGCGAGCGGCCGTCACGCGAGACCAACACATCCCGCGCATCCTCACGGCTGAAGAAGGCGCCGATGACGAGGCCTGGCACCGGCTCGGTGGGAAGATCCTTGGCGCTGTGCACGGCAACATCGACCGTGCCGGCCAGGAGTGCGGTTTGCAGCTCGCGGGCGAAGACCCCCTGTCCCCCGATGACGGTCAATGGGGTACGCTTATCGCGGTCGCCCGCGGTGCTGACGATCGTCTCGATCAGTTCGAGATCGGGGCGCAGGGCAGCGAGGGCGGCCATCACGCGGCGGGTCTGCTCCCGCGCCAGTGCGCTCCCGCGCGTTCCCAGGCGCACCTGGAGTTGAGGCGACGGGACGATGGTCACGGCCGCACCTCCGCTCCGGGGTGGCTGGCTGGCTCGACGGGGCGCTTCGAGCCGGGGTGGATCATGAGGACGGCTCCGATCCCTTCGCGGTGAGCGCACCCGCACCGGGTGCGGGCGAGACGGACCGGCGCACAGATTCTCGGCAAAGTTGCCTAAATCTGTGCAAACCTTCACATCGTTTTCATTCTACGTGCCGCTGTCACGGGGTGTCAAGGCGCATCGCGCATACGCACGTGGTATGATTAAGCGTGCTGCGGCGGCCCGAGGGGACGCCGTTTCGCGGTGCCGGCCTGTTTGACACGCTGGCAGGCATTTGCTAGGATTACGGGTCGTGGGTTCGGCGTCCACGGCTTTTGTTTTGCCGGGATCACGCGGGGGGACGCTCAGTGTACGCGGTAGTTGAGACTGGCGGTAAGCAATACCGGGTAGCGGTCGGCGATCGTATTGAGGTCGAGCGCCTCGACGCCGAGCCAGGAACTGACGTGACCCTGGACCGGGTGCTCCTGGTCGCCGACGGCGAGGACGTGCGTGTGGGCACGCCGGTCGTCGAAGGCGCCCGGGTCGTCGCCAGCGTCGAAGACCAGATCAAGGGCAAGAAGGTCATCGTCTTCAAGTTCAAGCCCAAGAAGCGCTACCGGCGCAAGCAGGGGCACCGCCAGCAATTGACCCGCTTGACCATTAAGGAGATCGTCGCCTGACGCGACGCCGCACCTGCGGGAGCCGAGGCACGGAGGAGAGACATGGCGCACAAAAAGGGTATGGGCAGCTCCCGAAACGGGCGCGACAGCAAGTCCAAGCGGCTGGGTGTCAAGCGCTACGACGGTAACGTCGTCCGCGCCGGCTCCATCCTCGTCCGCCAGCGCGGGACGAAGTACTTCCCGGGCAACAACGTCGGCATGGGTCGCGACTTCACCCTCTTCGCCCTCATCGACGGCACGGTGAAGTGGGAGCGAATCCGCCGCGACCGGCGCCGCGTCAGCGTCTACCCGCTGTCCGAGACGGTCGCGTCTGCCGAGGCGGCCGCCGGGGACTAAGCACCGATCAATCGGCGCAACGCACGAGGAACAAACACTGATGAAGCCGGGAATTCACCCCACCTACCAGGACGCGACAGTTATCTGCTCCTGTGGGAATACCTGGAACACGAGGTCGACCAAGCCGCTCCTGCGCATCGACCTCTGTCCGAACTGCCATCCGTTCTATACCGGTGAGCAGCGGATCGTGGACACCGCCGGCCAGGTGGAGCGCTTCATGAAGCGCCTGGAGGCGGCCTCCGAGACGCCCCGCAAGAAGAAGGCGGAGCGTCGGCAGAGGAAGCTGGAGCAGCGGGCGAGGAACCAGCGGCAGGAGCAGCAGCTCCTGGTCACGCCCGAGGAGGAATCCCCCGAGGGGGAGCCAGAGAGCTAACACGGGTATCCGTCGCGTGCGACGGGCCAACGAGCCGAGACAAAGATCGGCGCGTGCGGGTATCCGCCGCGCCGATTGTTTTTCGGGACTATTGTCACGGTTGCGTAACGGCGCAACGGATCCATTTCCCGCCGCCATGCGTTATACTCAGTGAGAGGGGTCGAAGCACACCGCGGCGCCCCTCGCAACCGGGCCAGCGCCGCACCCCTCAACACCACACGCAAGGAGTGAAGAGACGATGCCCGGACCTCTGTCTGTCTCACCACGACCGAATGAGATGAGCGAACTGCAGCTCCAGCGTGAGGGCTTCTCGGCTGAAGAGATCGCCCGCCTGCGCGAGCTGCGTGATGCGTATCCCTATATCGAGTACGTGGATACCCGCCGTGAGTGGCACCACCTGCGCTTTGTGAAGTGGCTCTACGCACGTGGCCAGTTCAAGTCCTGATGCGTGATCCGCTGCTCACCCAACGGGCGCGCCAGGGCTTACCCCGGCGCGCCCGTTTCCGTGTACCGCACCGGGATCCCCGCCCGCTCCAGATGGCCCAACCACTTGCCTGCTTGGCCGCGCCCACTATACTTGAACCCCCGGAGCGGCCAGGTGCACGGAGCGCTGGCTCGCGGTCCCATGCGGTCCTCGGGCATCGGTCGCCCGCGACAGAAAGGACAACTCACGAATGACCTATGTCATTGCGCAGCCCTGCATCGGGCTCAAGGATGCCTCCTGCGTTGAGGTCTGCCCGGTGGACTGCATCCACTCCGACGACGAGGCTGAGCAGTACTTCATCAATCCCGACGAGTGCATCGACTGCGGCGTGTGCGCCGAGGTCTGCCCGGTGGAGGCCATCTTCTTCGAGGACGACCTCCCCGAGCAGTGGGCCGACTTCCTGCGCATCAACCGCGAGTACTTCCAGAAGTAGCCGCCACGCGTCACACGCGTCATACGTCATGCGTCACGCGTGCGGCGTGCCGTATGTCCCGTCCGGCGTAGACCCAGCCGCCAACGGATGACGCGCCCCTCCCGGATTGCGAGAGGGGCGCGGTTAGGCTTTCCTCGGAGCACACGTGCAGACAGCGCGGAGCACGCGTCACGCGTCTTGCACGGCGGGTGACGCATGACGCATGACGCTATAGCTTCCCCTCCGCGCGCAGCTCGGCCGCCACGGCCTCGGCCGCCTCGGCCGCCGCCTCCAGCGTCTCCTGCACGTCCCGTTCGTCGTGCGCCGTCGACAGGAACCAGCGCTCCAGGTGATAGGGGTGGAAGTAAACACCCCGGCGGAGCATCTGGTCGTGAAAGCGGTCGAAGATCTCGACGCTCGAGTAGGCCAGCGCGTCGCGGTAGTTGCGGATGCGGTCGAGGTCTGGCGCGCCGGGCTTGGCGAAAAAGATGTGCCAGATCGGTCCGACGCCCTGCACGATATTCCGCAGGCCGGCCTCACGGCAGGCGTCCCCGATGCCCTGGCAGAGCCGCGCGCCGTAGGTGTTCAGCCGGTCCCAGAGTTCCTCTCTCCGCTCGCGCATAATGCGCAGCACGACGTTCGCCGCGGCCAACGCCACCAGGTTGGCGGTATAGGTGCCGCCGTGCATCACCTCGTTGCGCGCCTCCAGGCCCATGACCTCCTCGGAGCCGCCGAACGCGGCGATCGGGAAGCCACCGCCGAGCGCCTTCGCCATGGTCGTGATGTCCGGTATCACCCCATAGAGCTCCTGGGCACCGCCGGGAGCGACCCGGAAGCCGGTGATCACCTCGTCGAAGATGAGCAGGGCTCCGTGCTGCCGCGTGATGTCACGCAGGAACTCCAGGTAGCCCGGCTCGGGCGGGATCAGGCCGCTGTTCGCCTGGATCGGCTCGACCAGCACTGCGGCAATGTCGTCGCCATACCGGTCGAACAGCATCTCCATGTTCTCGCGGTCGTTGTACTGGGCGATCAGCAGCGCCTCCCCATAGGACGGCGGGATGCCGCGCGAGCTCGGTCGCGGCTCCGGG is a genomic window of Sphaerobacter thermophilus DSM 20745 containing:
- the hemB gene encoding porphobilinogen synthase — its product is MSLPDPSDLSFRRFRRLRRTEGLRRLVRETRLSADDFIYPLFITYGRGVRRPVPSMPGVDQISVDQLPAEVEDLRRHGIGAVLLFGIPETKDAVASGAYDEHGVVQEAVRAIKAVDRDLVVITDVCNCEYTDHGHCGILIDGEVANDPTLELLARTAVSQAAAGADAVAPSDMMDGRVKVIRRALDEAGFTQTPIISYAAKYASAFYGPFRDAAESTPSFGDRRSHQMDPGNRREALAEIATDIEEGADAIIVKPALPYLDVVAEARVRFDVPVLAYNVSGEYSMLKAAALNGWIDERRAVLEALTAIKRAGAGAIITYHAKEAARWLAEEAGVPSAVRVAEPGD
- a CDS encoding uroporphyrinogen-III synthase, giving the protein MEGGVIPAESACGPLAGLRVLVTRAAGQAGDLSARLRAAGAEPVEVAVIQIVPPDDVAPLDDALRRLPEYDWVLFTSSNTVEAVFARLDALGLDARAFEATRVAAIGTATAERLRARGVRVDYVPDRFVAEALLEGLITRGVAGQRVLLPRAEHARDVLPNGLRSVGATVDVVVAYRTEIPPDAPGLRALEAGEIDVVTLTSSSTARNLVALASGRVDLINRARVACIGPITAATAREVGLRVDLVAEEHTIPGLVAALVADAERSRA
- the hemC gene encoding hydroxymethylbilane synthase, with amino-acid sequence MTIVPSPQLQVRLGTRGSALAREQTRRVMAALAALRPDLELIETIVSTAGDRDKRTPLTVIGGQGVFARELQTALLAGTVDVAVHSAKDLPTEPVPGLVIGAFFSREDARDVLVSRDGRSLADLPPGARVGTSSRRRLVALRRLRPDLEAVDLRGNLDTRLRKVREGEVDAAILAAAGLLRMGWQEHITEFLSLDDFVPAPGQGALAIECRADDPAVNEMLAALNDPAAALAARTERSFLRALGGGCRSPIGAHATVSGDTVTLRVMLGDEAMTRVRLSTWTLPAAEAETRAGALAVEVQRSLAGADPLPV
- the rplU gene encoding 50S ribosomal protein L21, which gives rise to MYAVVETGGKQYRVAVGDRIEVERLDAEPGTDVTLDRVLLVADGEDVRVGTPVVEGARVVASVEDQIKGKKVIVFKFKPKKRYRRKQGHRQQLTRLTIKEIVA
- the rpmA gene encoding 50S ribosomal protein L27, whose translation is MAHKKGMGSSRNGRDSKSKRLGVKRYDGNVVRAGSILVRQRGTKYFPGNNVGMGRDFTLFALIDGTVKWERIRRDRRRVSVYPLSETVASAEAAAGD
- the rpmE gene encoding 50S ribosomal protein L31; translation: MKPGIHPTYQDATVICSCGNTWNTRSTKPLLRIDLCPNCHPFYTGEQRIVDTAGQVERFMKRLEAASETPRKKKAERRQRKLEQRARNQRQEQQLLVTPEEESPEGEPES
- a CDS encoding 4Fe-4S dicluster domain-containing protein — translated: MTYVIAQPCIGLKDASCVEVCPVDCIHSDDEAEQYFINPDECIDCGVCAEVCPVEAIFFEDDLPEQWADFLRINREYFQK
- a CDS encoding aspartate aminotransferase family protein; protein product: MQAEGRFTLDKSRAMFERIAKSIAGGESSYARLKKGLELCFDRGQGSRFWDVDGHEYIDYSLGYGPLIFGHNPPEVTAAVVEAITTRGSVATFPYDLDYEVGEQLVQMVPGVDQVRFANSGTEATMAAARLARAYTGRTKIVQMEGGYHGFSDTHYWSIHPDVYSDNPAPYSPEPRPSSRGIPPSYGEALLIAQYNDRENMEMLFDRYGDDIAAVLVEPIQANSGLIPPEPGYLEFLRDITRQHGALLIFDEVITGFRVAPGGAQELYGVIPDITTMAKALGGGFPIAAFGGSEEVMGLEARNEVMHGGTYTANLVALAAANVVLRIMRERREELWDRLNTYGARLCQGIGDACREAGLRNIVQGVGPIWHIFFAKPGAPDLDRIRNYRDALAYSSVEIFDRFHDQMLRRGVYFHPYHLERWFLSTAHDERDVQETLEAAAEAAEAVAAELRAEGKL